catgtgctgcacggactaTTCACGTTCCAATAATACCAGCCgtacgaataactcacgtgccaataataacaatCCCCCTagcgtggtcacaggctaccaGTCCAGATCATATCACACAAaaagcagatatacaagaatacatgtacatgatcaatgaatatcaagtttcatactcctagactggtataaatgacatgctacagtgtaggcatgtgcaatatGTGCTAACACATCTCAATCAGACCATTTCATCATGAAATACATCTTATCAAGTTCAATCAGGAGAATAACCTCaatgtaacctcaaatgtagtaCAAATTGCTCACAAAAGGGGCACAAATAGTAGAAACATCACAGCATAAAGTTTAGCAATCAaatcaaggcatatcatagcctaagcactaccccgagcatgaaatAGTAACCTGGTGCACGCATATGGGCTCAACGCCACTCATAGTATGtagttatcacaaataattcaggcaactagtacctcaaccaagtttaggtaagatacttacctcaagcaagtcaAATCACTCCTCTAACATGCCCTTCCCACATGTATCAACCTCCGGACGACCTGAATCTAGCCAAATTaccttaatataatcaataaaagccataggaattgattccaaatgataaagctaagatatttaaccaaaatcaaaaagtcaacccaaaaggtctacCCTGAGCTAGTAGctcagaacccgaccaaactcacaaataccgaacacccattcgattacgaatccaaccatacgaattttatcaaattccgacctcaaatcaaccttcaaatcctcaatttacactttaggaaagtttttacaaaaatttccaatttcttcACTTCAATtcatcaaaatgataaaataaagatGGAGTCATGAATAAtgaacaaatccgagtcaaaaatagtTACCCCAATCTAAATCAtgaaatcccctccaaaatcgcctgaAACTAAgatctctaactcaaaatgtgatataataacccaaaccctcgaaatagagtatttaaaacattctgcccaggcatacccttcgcgatcgcggaaaagccTTGGCGATCATGAAGAACAAAATCCTCCGACTGCCAAAATCTCGCGCGAACGTGACATCCTAGTCACGAATGCGATGACCAATACCACCATGCCTACGCGAACACGTACCCTCTCCTGCGAACACAAAGTTTTAAGGATTGATGCCCCAACTGAACTCCCCCTTCTACGCAAACACGACAAACCTTGCGCAATCGCGATGACCACGACCATCCAAAGTTTCGTGAACGCAATGAAAAATAACCCCTTCTAACAGATTACCCTCTATGAACGCGATATTtgtttcacgatcgcgaagattgAAACTAGAAGTGTGAATCAACAGTTCCAAAACATggaaaaatggtccgaaacccatccgaggcccccgagaccctgtccaatcacaccaaccaattccaaaacataacacagacttactcgaggcctcaaatcacccaaaacaacatcaaaccacgaattgcaccccaattcaagcctaatgaaataaTGAACtttaactttcaaaactcatgccaaaccatatcaaatcaactccgaataacctcaaaatttgcatgcaagttccaaatgacacaatggacctattccaactcccgaaaccgaAATCTGAACCCAATtttaacaaagtcaactctcggtcaaacctaccaatcttccaaaccttcaagtttcCAACTTTCGTCGAAAAGCACAGAACCAACCTATGGACCTCAAAATCtacatccggacatacgcctacgtccaaaatcatcatatgaagctattgaaaccatcaaaactctattccatagtcgtctacacaaaagtcaaactccggtcaactctttcaacttaagcttccaaccttgggactaagtgtcccaattcactctaaaacTTCCCCGCAACCAATCCAACCACcctggaaagtcacataaccacaaatacacaaattggggatttgaggctaaatactcaaaacaaccggcgggatcgttacattctccccctcttaaaaaatgttcgtcctcgaactggtctagaatcatacctggtctcaaataggtgtggatatctactccgcatctcccgctcggtctcccaaataGCTTCCTCCACTAGCTGActtctccaatgaaccttcatcgaagctatattcttcgacctcaacttctaaacctgccggtccaaaatggccactggctccacatcataaacCACATCCCCGTCCAGTTGCactgtgttgaagtccaaaacatggactgatcaccataatactttcggggcatagaaacatgaaaactgggtgaacacctgatagactaggtggcaatggaAGTCTATAGGttacctctccaactctctcaagcacctccaaaggaccaatataccgagggctaaaCTTTcccttcccgaacctcatcacacccttcatggccGAAACTCTGAGCAAAACCTTcccacccaccatatatgcaacatcacaaaccttcctatcagcatagctcttcttcctggactgtgttgtacgaagttgctcctgaatcaactttaccttctccaaggcatcacggaccaaatcggtgcccaacaacctagcctccccgggctcaaaccaaccaactggagaacgacatctcCTCagatataaggcctcataaggcgccatctggatactcgactgaaAGCAGTTGTTGTAGGAGAACTCTGCTAATAGAAGAAACTGATCTTACGAACCTCCGAATTCAATAACACAGGCACATAaaatgtcctccaagatctgaatagtgtgctcggactgccagtccgtctggggatgaaatgttgtactcagctttacctgtgtgcccaattctcggtTCACCACTCTCCAAAACTACAATGTGAACTGAGTGTCTCGATTTgagataatagacacgggcacaccatgaaggagaacaatctcatgaatgtaaatccaaaccagctgctctgaagagtaggtagtcacgaTTGGAATGatatgtgcagacttggtcagtctgtccacaataacccacactgcaTCGAATTTCCTCAAGTTCCAtaggagtccaactacaaaatccatggtgatacgctcccacttccactttggaATATCAAGTCTcagaagcaaaccaccgggtcgttgatgctcgtacttcacctgctgatagttcaaacaccgagctacaaatgccataatatctttcttcatcttccgccaccaatagtgctacctcaaatcctgatacatctttgcaaaacccagatgaatggaataccgcaaactatgggcctcctaaagaatcaattcacgcaacCCATCCAAATTTGGAACACAgatctgaccctgcatcctcaataccccatcatctccaatagtaacttccttagcGTCACCATGTTGCAccgtgtccttcaggacaagcaaataggtttcatcatactgacgcgccttgatgcgctcaaataaagaagaatgtgaaaccacacaagcaagagCCCGACTAGGCTCCGAGATATCCAACCTTACAaaccgattggccaaagcctgaacatccaatgctaatggtctctccccaactggaacATAAGCAACACTCCACATGCTTTCATCtttcctactcaaagcattggccaccacattggccttccccgggtgataagaatggtgatatcatagtcctttagtagcttcaACCACCTCGATTACCTCAagttcagatcatttttcttgaataagtgCTATAGACTCCTGTGATCtgtgaacacctcacaagacacgtcaTAGAGATTGTGCCTCAGATCTTCAAtacgtgaacaatggctaccaacttCAAATCATGTACTGGGTAGTCCTTCTTATGGGGCTTCAActaacgcgaagcataagcaataactctaccctcctgtatcaacacacacccaattccaatttgagaagcatcacaatagactgcATAAGAACCCGATCCTGAAGGTAAAACCAAAACTGGagatgtagtcaaagcagtcttgaacttctgaaatctctcctcaaaCTCAttggaccacctgaatggggaacccttctGCTTCAATCTAGTTAATGGGGCTACTATGAActagaaaccctccacaaaacagcAATAATACCTGtacaaaccaaggaaactccaaatTTCAGTAGCAGAAGGCGGTCTGGTctaactctaaactgcctcaatcttttttaGATCTACCGTAATCCCCTCATTGGACATCACGTGCCCAAAAActtccactgaatcaagccaaaactcacacttggagaatttagcatatagtttcTTTTCCCTCAATGTCTAGAGCATGATCCTCAAGTGATGCTTATGATCCTCCCTGCaatgagaatacaccaatatatcgtcaataaacacaatgacgaaagaatcaagatacggttgaaacacactgttcatcaagtgcataaaagttgttggggcattgatcagcccaaaagacatcaccagaaactcatagtgactataGAGGGCCCTGAAAGCCATCTTCGAAATGTCTGAAgtttgaatcttcaactgatggtaccccgatctcaaatcaatctctGAGAGCACTCTATACCCTGAAGTTGATTAAATAACTCATCAATGCGCGGTAGtgtgtacttgttcttaatagtaaccttgttcagctgcatgtagtcaatacacattcttatagtaccgtccttcttctttacaaatagaaccggttcatcccaaggcgacacactaggacgaatgaagcccttatcaagtagctcatgcaattgttccttcaactcctccaACTCTATAggtgccatgcgatacggtgaaatagagatgggatgagtgccctgcactaagtcaataccaaaatcgatatccctgtcgggtggcatgcccggcaagtCTGCTAGAAATACATCTGGGAACTCTCTCACTAgtggaactgactcgacggtaggagtaccAGCACTAGCATCCCTCAAAAATGCCAAATATGCgaagcaccccttctcaaccgtCCATTGAGCCTTTAAATAttaaatcactctactaggaacatatctagggaacctctccactcaaccctaggcaACCCCCGGCATAGCCAAAGTCACAGTCGTAGCATGACAGTCAAGAATAGCGTGACATGGTGACAACTAATTCATGCCCAGAATCATGTCAAAATTAAccttactgagcaacaatagatccaccCTAGTCTCACAACCTCTGATGGTAACCACACACGATCGATATAcacgatccaccataatagaatcccccaccggtgtagatacatgaacatgcataactaaagaatcacgaggcatatccaaataacgagcaaagtatgaAGACAcaaatgaataagtggaaccagaaTAACACTGGAGCATCCCTGtggcaaactgaaacaatacatgtgatcacggcatcagaagcaactacctctggcATGGCTGCAAATGCGTAGTAGCGGGCATGTCCACCACCCGATCGACcttcccctctagggtgacctcgaacTAACTGTGCCCCACTCCTAGCTGGTTGGGCAGGTGGTGTAACTGTTGGTGCTGATATCATAGGATGTGAGCTCTGTTGTGGAACTCTACTCAGAAGTCTAGGTCAATCTCTCATGAGATGACTCGAGTACCCGCACTCAAAGCAACACTTCCGCTGACAAAGCGGTTGACCCTGATAATCCGAATAACTGCCTGTAGAACCCTGAACAAATAGAGCACGGTAAGAACTCTACGCCGGCAGcacactgaatgatgactgggcTGGTAGAGCACTGTATGAACTGTGGCTAACTAAAGAACCACGAGGAACATGATGACCTGACTAAGCaggtctgaaaggacgacctctgCTATAATATGGctggcctccagatgaggcactactgaaacTACCTGAAcgacgaggcctcttggcctcccgctcctcACGCTCAAGCCTTCGAACCTGCTACAAACTTCTAGCAATAtcgaccacctggtcaaacctagcatatgtctcaacctctcaagccatactGTAATGTAAACCATAGTTTATGCCATCAATGGacctcctgatcttctccctctcaatgggaaccaaccatatagcatgacATGCCAAATCTGCAAATcttatctcgtactgggtcacattTATACCCTCCtagcatagctgctcaaactccctaTACAACTCTTCTCTACGAGTCTatgggacaaacttctctaagaaagAGAACTAAGAACGCATGCCAtgtaagttgtcacgacccaaaatttcccaccgacgggacagTGAGGAcacctaacattccacttgctaggcaagccaactttagagaatcattaaaccaattccttatttccattcagtaattaacaataattaactaagatgaaatataataagttcggaatatcataaaattgtattaattactaccacccgaatctggagtcacaattcatgaacattctagaatttactacaagtaatagtttgaaagaaatacaattgtctgaatgaaagaaacagtagaatagaaaagatagacggggacttcaaggtctatgaacaccgacagatctaccttgagtctccggatagcggaccaatagcaaaatctcgatcaacccgaaccggtatcaaagtctgtacaaaaagtgcagagtgcagcatcggtacaaccgaccccatgtactggtaaatgtcaagcctaacctcggcgaagtagtgacgaggctaggacaagacacccacatataacctgaacagtataatcatgctagtggcaacaaaagtaaataaagaaataacacagaaataatgggagggaacatacagtggaggaatacaacataaagagtgagaataatgaaaagacataattaaaccTGAAATCCTTAAAGTAATTGAGTAATTAAAAcaacaaggaaaactgcacggcatcactcttcgtgcttttactctcaacctcaccaaataataaataagactgcacggcatcacccttcgtgcttttactctcttcctcacaatataaataatccatgcacggcatcacccttcgtgctttatactctttctcaccatataaataaatcatgcacggcatcacccttcgttctttacactcttcctcacaatataaataaatcatgcacagcatcacccttcatgctttacactcttcctcacaattcacagaatcaataacaacggatagagagaggtttcacaaagaaattaatatttcatcaatgattactttcacaatttaacatctcaacctcgaatcaatattcacaattttatcaaccttggaggaaccggatacaagtctcccaacatttcaacaacaacaataagcatggataacaagatttaagactacataTTTGCAAGactggaatttcactcgcatgctatgactcgaccataacgtatagatgctcatcacctcaactatacatcgtattcaacaacaaaacatgtagcaaatactcacacaatacctattccctcaagccaaagttagacacgatacttaccttgctccgaaggccacttaattctcaatcacagcttttcctttggaattcacctccaaaccactcttatctattcaaaaatgactcaataatatcaaatattgcttaagaaatcaattatattgcataaattaaattccccaattttcctccaaaaaattaaaaaaacaaccccgggcccgcttggtcaaaacccgaggttcggaccaaaatccttttacccattcacccccaagcccgaatatgtaattagttttggaatccgacctcaaatttaggtctaaatcctcaaattcccgaaatccctagtttctaccctaacccctaattctaccatgaaaactctagattttaggttgataattcataaaatgtaatgagtaattgaaagaaaatggtttagaatcacttacctatgctTTGGGGAAGAATTGatctttggaaaatcgccccttgaggtttaggttttgaaaatttgaagaatgaatgaaaaatcccgtctaagccccttttactcagctgcaggtgtcgcaattgcgacctgagcttcgcaaatgcgaagaaacaatcACAATtgtgatgcccttcacaatcctgctgccttcgcaaatgcgaggaaagtgtcacatttgcgaccactgaacctcgcaaatgcgagtagatgttcgcatttgcgaacctgcccttcaCAGActcacttcgcaattgcgaaggtaacctcgcaaatgcgagaactgctCTTTTGATTgcaattgcgatgaaagcctcgcaattgcggaccctgTTATGTTCACATTTTCGATGCCTGATCTCACAATTgcaagatcagaggcctgcaacaggttcagttataccagcaaaattttctaagttcaaaacatctcgtggcctatccgaaactcacccgagccctcggggctccaaaccaaacatgcacacaagtctaaaaatatcatacgaacttgctcgcgcgatcaaatcgccaaaataatacctagaactattaatttagcaccaaatcaaatgaaattctcaagaacactttaaaatttttatcttctcaactggacgtccgaatcacgtcaaatcaattccgtttctcaccaaatttcacagacaggtcttaaatatcataacgaatctgtactgggctccggaaccaaaatacggacccgatactaacagtgccaaatatcaatcaattcttaaaaataaataattttcagacatttaattttcatcaaaaatttataactcaagctagggacctccgaattcaattccgggcatacgcccaggtcccataatttgatatggacctaccaggaccgtcaaagtacggatctgggcctgtttaccaaaaatgttgatcgaagtcaacaaaaatcaacttttaaggcaaaactttttattttcattagttttcaacataaaaactttctgaaaacctacccggactgtgcacgcaaatcgaggagggtaaaaatgagatttgtaaggcttaagagtgcatattcgagttctaaaacataagatgaccttttgggtcatcacattctccacctctaaaataaccgttcgtcctcgaacggacatagaaaagtacctaggctagtaaaaaggtggggatatctactccgcatgtccgacacggactcccaagtagctgtctcaataggctgacctctccactgcactcaaactgaaggctgactctttgacctcaactgacgaacttgCCGGTCTAGAAAGGCTACTGGCTCCTTCTCATAAGGcaaatccttgtctaattggacagagctgaaatctaacacgtgggatgggtcaccatgatattttcggagcatagacacatggaataccgaatgaactgaggataaccctggaggcaacgcaagtctataagctacctcccttactctctcgaggatctcgaATGGCCCGATGTACCTAGGGattaactttcccttcttcccaaatctcataacacccttcatgggcgatacccgaagtaataccctctccccgaccatgaatgccacatcacgaactctacggtcggcataactcttttgcctagactgagctgtacgaagtcgatcctgtataatcttgaccttgtccaaggcctcctgaactaaatatgtacccaataatcgagcctcccctggctcaaaccacccaactagcgACCTGCATCgtctaccatataaggcctcatagggagccatctgaatgctcgactggtagctgttattgtaggcaaactctgcgaggggtaagaactgatcccacaatcctccgaaatctataacacaagcgcggagcatatctacTAAGATCTGAATGGTACGCTCgaactgcccatccgtctgaggatggaatgttgtgctcaactcaacccgtgtacccaactcatgctgtactgccctccagaagtgcaaggtaaactgcgtaccttgatcagaaatgatagacacaggcacaccgtgaagatggacgatctcccaaatataaatctctgctaaccgcttcgaggaataggtaactgccacaggaatgaagtgcgctgacttagtcagcctgtccacaataacccaaactgcatcgaacttcctctgagtctgtgggattccaacaacaaaatccatagtgatacacttcCACTTCCACTAAGGAATCTCCATCtactgaagcaaaccaccgggtctctgatgctcacactttatctgctgacaatttaggcaccgagctacataggcaactatgtccttcttcattcccCTTCAtcaataatgctgtctcaagtcctgatacatcttggcggtgcccggatgaatagaataccagaaactgtgggactcctcaagaatcaactcacgaagtccatccatattaggaacacaaatacggccctgcatcctcaaaactccgtcatctccaacagtaacctgcttggcaccaccgtgccgcactgtgtttttaaggacaagtaaatgaggttCGTCAtcttgccgatctctgatgcgcttaaacaaagaagaccgaacaactgtacaagctaggacaTGGCTGGGCtcggaaacatctaacctcacaaactggttggccaaggcctgaacatccaatgcaagcggtctctcactaactggaatatatacaaggctacccatactgacactttctactcaaagcatcggccacctcattggccttctcgggatgatacaatatggtgatatcatagtctttcaatagctccagccacctcatctgcctcaaattgagttccttctgccaacaaatactgcaagctcatatgatcagtgaatacctcacatggcacgccgtaaacatagtgccttcaaatcttcagcgcgtgaacaatggctgccatcTCTAGATCATGagcagggtaattcttctcgtgaaccttcagctaccgcgaagcatatgcaataacctttctaccctacatcaataccgcactcagaccaatacgggatgcgtcataatatactgtataagatcctgaacctgtgggtaataccaatactagtgccgtagtcaaagcagtcttgagcttctgaaagctcacttcacactcgtctgaccacctaaacgaggcatccttctgggtcaatctggtcaatggggcttctatggatgaaaacccctccacaaatcgacggtaatagcccgccaaacccaggaaactacggatctctgtagctgatgtgggtctaggccagttctgaactgcctcaaccttcttaggatccacctgaagaCCCTCTActaatacaacgtgacccaagaaagcaactgaactcaaccaaaactcgcattttgagaacttagcatataactggctgtctttcagagtctgaagaacgatccaaaggtgttgctcatgctcctctcgactgtgggagtagatcaaaatatcatcaataaacacaaccacaaaggaatccaagtagggtttgaacacccggttcatcaaacccatgaatgttgctggggcatttgtcagcccaaatgacatcactagaaactcataatgcccatatcgagtccgaaaagctgacttaggaacatcg
This region of Nicotiana tomentosiformis chromosome 4, ASM39032v3, whole genome shotgun sequence genomic DNA includes:
- the LOC138909598 gene encoding uncharacterized protein — encoded protein: MWSVAYVPVGERPLALDVQALANRFVRLDISEPSRALACVVSHSSLFERIKARQYDETYLLVLKDTVQHGDAKEVTIGDDGVLRMQGQICVPNLDGLRELIL